In Bacteroides cellulosilyticus, the genomic stretch AGTCGTTTGCCATGAGGGATTTATATAAGTTTGGTGTATTTTTGCAGAATAATAAGTTCTGGGACGCACAGATCGAACAGATACATGTGCTGTCGGACAAGAATGTGGAATTAGTGCCCCGTGTGGGCGACCACATCATCTATCTCGGTAAGTTGGACGGCTTTGAGCGCAAGCTCGAACGGGTGAAAGCTTTCTATGAAAAAGGATTAAATAAGGTAGGATGGAACAAATATTCACGTATTAACGTTGAATTTAGTAATCAGATTATCTGTACAAAACGAGGAAATTAAATAAATTAGGAATATATCTATGGCAACAACAGAATTTATCGCCGCTATCGAGTTGAGTTCTTCCAAGATTTCCGGTATCGCCGGCAAGAAGAACAGCGACGGAAGCATACAAGTGCTGGCCTACGCGCGTGAGGATGCCTCTTCTTTTATCCACAAAGGAGTCATCTACAACATAGACAAGACCGCACAGGCTCTGACTTCCATCATCAACAAGCTGGAAAGCCAGTTGAACAACTCCATTGCCAAAGTATATGTAGGCATCGGCGGACAGTCATTGCGCACGGTAAAGAATGCGGTAAGCCGTGTGCTGGAAGAGGAAGGGATTATTTCGCAAGAGTTGGTAGATGCAATCAGCGATGAAAACCTCGAAGTTCCCCTGATGGACATGAGTGTGCTGGATGTAGCCCCGCAGGAATATAAGATAGACAACAATCTTCAGGCCGATCCGGTGGGTGTGGCAGGCAAACGTATCACAGGAAACTTCCTGAATATCGTGGCGCGTGCTTCCCTCAAGAAGAATCTGGAGCACAGCTTCGAGCAGGCCAAAGTAGAAATTGCCGACTTGCTCATCGCCCCGATAGCCCTGGCCAATGCCGTGCTGACGGAAAGCGAAATGCGCTCGGGATGTGCCTTGGTAGACTTCGGGGCAGATACGACTACCGTATCAGTATATAAAAATAACATTCTCCGCTTCCTTAGCGTACTACCGCTGGGGGGAAACAATATCACCCGTGACATTACCGCCCTGCAAATGGAAGAAGCCGAAGCCGAGCAACTGAAGCTGAAATACGGAGATATGCTTTACGAGGAAGAAGAGACAGAAGCACCGGCAGTCTGCACACTGGAGGACGGTCGTAGCATCGAGTTGAACGTACTGAACGACATCATCGACGCCCGTGCCGAAGAAATCCTTGCCAATGTATGGAACCAACTGCAACTTTCCGGATACGAAGACAGATTGCTGTCCGGCATCATCTTCACCGGTGGGGGCGCCAACCTGAAAAACATGGAGGACGCATTCCGCAAACGCAGCAAGGTCGATAAGGTAAAGACCACCCGGTTTGTACACAACACCATCCATGGCTTCAGCGATGTACTGAAGAAAGACGGCATGCAGAATACACTGCTCGGCCTGCTTGCTGCCGGCAACGAAAACTGCTGCCTGCAAGAGGTGAAACCTGCACCTGCCGCTTCCACCGTTACTCCACCGAAACCCGTCGATATGTTTGGCGACGACGAAGCCCTAAAAGAACAGGAAGCCGCTGCCCGTGCCGCCAAAGCACAGCGCGAGAAGGAAGAGAAAGAACGTCGCGAACGGGAACGCAAGGAGAAAGAACGTAAAGAAAAAGAAGAGAAAAAGAAAAAGAAGAAAGAAGGTCCCAGCTGGTTTGAAAAGACTTTCAACAAGATTTCCAATGAGATTTTCTCGGATGACGATTTGAAATAAACTCAAAAAAATAAGGAACTATGGACGATATAGTACAATTCGATTTCCCGACAGATTCACCGAAGATCATTAAAGTGATTGGTGTAGGTGGTGGTGGTGGTAATGCCGTGAACCACATGTACCGGGAAGGCATACACGACGTGACGTTCGTTCTGTGTAACACGGACAACCAAGCGTTGAAAGAGTCTCCCGTCCCCGTAAAACTACAATTGGGGCGTTCTATTACCGAGGGACTGGGTGCCGGAAACCGTCCCGAACGTGCCCGAGAAGCCGCCGAAGAAAGTAGCGAAGAAATCAAATCGCTGCTGAACGACGGTACCAAAATGGTATTTATCACCGCCGGAATGGGTGGCGGAACAGGTACGGGAGCTGCTCCCGTCATTGCCCGCATAGCCAAGGAGATGGACATCCTCACCGTCGGTATCGTCACCATACCTTTTATCTTCGAAGGTGAAAAGAAAATTATCCAGGCGCTGGATGGCGTGGAACGTATCGCCCAGCATGTAGATGCTCTACTGGTTATCAACAACGAGCGCCTGCGCGAAATATATTCCGACCTTACGTTTATGAATGCTTTCGGCAAGGCAGATGATACGTTGTCTATCGCAGCCAAGAGTATTGCAGAGATCATCACCATGCGTGGAACGGTGAACCTGGACTTTGCAGATGTAAAGACCATCCTCAAAGACGGTGGCGTTGCCATCATGAGCACCGGCTTCGGCGAAGGTGAAAGCCGTGTGACGAAAGCCATCGACGATGCCCTGCACTCTCCGTTGCTGAACAACAACGATATCTTCAATGCCAAGAAGGTGATGCTGAACGTATCCTTCTGCGAAAGCTCGGAACTGATGATGGAGGAAATGAACGAGATCCACGAATTCATGAGCAAGTTCCGCGAAGGCGTAGAGGTAATCTGGGGTGTGGCTATGGACAACACACTGGAAGGTAAAGTAAAGATTACCGTACTCGCCACCGGTTTCGGCATGGAAGATGTTCCCGGTATGGACAGTGTACTCGAAAAGCGCAGCCAGGAAGAGGAAGAACGCCAGCTTCAGCTCGAAGAAGAAAAAGAAAAGAACAAAGAGCGTATCCGCAAGGCTTATGGCGAAAGTGCCAGCGGCATCGGTAGCAAGAACATCCGCAAACGCCGACATATCTATATCTTCAACCCCGAAGATCTGGATAATGCCGATATTATCAGCATGGTAGAAAGTTCACCGACATACCTGCGCGATAAGAGCACCTTGAGCACCATTAAAACCAAAGCGGCTACCGAAGGACAGCTTGCTACGGAAGAGGCACAGGGCGGTGAAGATATGGGAGGAGTGATTACCTTCTAAATCCGCCTTAAGACATCTTTCATCCGCAGACTACGCGGATGAAAGATCAGAACATACGATAACGTAATAAACAAAAATAGAGTAAACTTATGGATTTATTTGAAAGAGTCAGCGAAGACATTAAAACCGCAATGAAGGCCAAAGACAAAGTGGCACTCGAAACATTAAGAAACATCAAGAAAGTATTCCTGGAAGCAAAGACCGCTCCGGGCGCCAACGATACTCTGACCGACGACGCTGCATTAAAGATCATGCAGAAGTTGATGAAACAAGGCAAAGATGCCGCTGAAATATACATCCAGCAAGGTCGTCAGGACCTGGCAGACGATGAACTGGCACAAGTGAAGGTGATTGAAGTTTACTTGCCGAAGCAGATGTCCGCCGAAGAACTGGAAGCTGCCCTGAAGGAAATCATTGCCGAGACAGGTGCTACCAGTGGTAAAGATATGGGGAAAGTAATGGGCGTTGCTTCCAAGAAGCTTGCCGGACTTGCCGAAGGTCGTGCCATCTCCGCCAAAGTGAAAGAATTGCTGGGATAAACTCCCGCCTCATTTCTGTTATAAGCCGTGTTTCCGGAAGATAGAAGAAAGTAATTTAACTTCTATCGCCCGAAAACACGGCTTCTTTTCGCATTTTATTGAGTATCATAATTTTTATTTCAAATACTATCATTATATTTGCCACGCATTTTCAAGGGAATATCCCCGCATAATAATAAAACTAGAATTCTGGTACAGTATATGAAAAGCAATATAAAGATGTGGAAATTAATGGTCCTTGCGGGGGCAATGCTTTTCTTGTCTGACATAGCTTACGCCAAAAGCCGGACACAAGACAGTGTACCGGGATATAAACCGGATACGGGATACTTCGCCAAACGTTTTATTCACAGACTGGGCGTAGAATACCGCCCGGGGTATATATTCCCTACCAGCTCATTCCTGGCGGGGGACAACTCCCAATGGAAACCTTTCGAATGGGGCTATTCCGCCCACCTGAAATATTCATTCCAGTTCAAACCCAATACTTGTGCCGACCGGATTTACGGCAGCGCCTACCAAGGTATAGGCGTAGGCTACTACGACCTCGGAAGCAAAGAAGAACTGGGAAACCCGATTGCCGTTTACGTCTATCAAGGGGCGCGCATTGCGCGTATCACCCAACGGTTGTCACTCAATTACGAATGGAACTTCGGTGTGTCCTTCGGCTGGAAACCCTATGACGAACGCTACAACCCGCACAACAGTGTAATCGGCTCGAAAGCCAATGCCTATATCAACGCCGGCGTGCAACTGAACTGGATGGTTTCACGGCAGATCGACCTGATTGCCGGAGTAACCGGTACCCACTTCTCTAATGGCAACACCAAATTCCCCAATGCGGGTCTGAACACCATGGGATTGAAAGTAGGCGTCGTCTATAACTTCAACAGACCGGAAGATGCGCTTGCCAAACCCACATACTATGCACCTGTACCGAAATTTCCGCGCCACGTCAGTTATGACCTAACCCTGTTCGGCTCATGGAGGCGGAAAGGCGTGTGGGTAGGTAGCGGACAGATCGCTTCACCGGATGCTTATACGGTGCTTGGTTTCAACTTCGCCCCCATGTACAACATCGGATATAAATTCCGTACCGGTGTTTCGCTGGATGGTGTATACGATGCCAGCTCCAATGTTTATACGATCCCCGGAAACGGAAATGAGTGCTACAAGCCGTCTCTTCACAAGCAGTTAGCCCTGGGTATTTCAGGACGTGCGGAATACGTGATGCCCTACTTCACAGTCGGTGTCGGTATCGGTGCCAACGTTCTGCATGGTGGCGGCGACCACAAAGGTATCTACCAGGTGTTGACGCTGAAAGTGGAACTTACCCGCAGCTCCTACCTGCATGTGGGTTACAATCTGAAGAATTTCAGTGATCCGAACTATCTGATGCTGGGTATCGGCTTCCGTTTCAATAACAAGTATCCGACTTTCCACCGCTGATACAACGCATCCGGTCCGGGAGTTCTTCCCCATATCCCTCATACATCTCTATCACATCCCTATTTAATCTCATGCAAAAGATGGCATCTTTTACATCAAAAGGTGGCATGTTATGCTACAAAAGATGGCATCTTTTACAGCGAAAGATGGCATCTTTTGCGCCAAAGGTCAGTGAGATATACAGGAAAGGGTTTATTGTTCTACGTCAAAGGACTTATTAATCCATATCAAAGAGCTCCTTAAGCACCTCAAGAGACTTTAATACGGGAAAGTCAGGCAAGTGGAGGCGATAATATTCATTCATTATTGTAAGGCAGCGGGTACGTTCAGCGCGGTTCATGGCAAAGAGGTGCATTGTTTCATAATTCATGCGCATCAGCATCGTCAGCCGTGAAGCCTCCGCAGGAAGTATATAAAATGAATGAAGCTGCGGGCGCAAAGGAGTGAAACAGGCATTCAGCAGATCAAAGTAATCACCATTCTCATAATCCTCCAGATTAGGGTATAATCCCAGGAAGCGGGATAAGCGCATCAGAAACACCAGATGGAAATTGGCAAAACTATCGCGGCACTCGTCCAGCCAGATAATAGAATGTCGCAGATAAGCAAACAACGGACGGTTCTCAGCCTCTTCGCGCACCGCACGATACAGGAACTCCGCCAGGAAAAGCGCTATGGAAGATTTGTACGGATCGTAGGGAATGGAAGAAAACGGATAGTAAGACTTCGCCTCCGTTATCTTATACATACTGGCGTTCGAACGGAAATCCGCCTCCAACTCCACCAAGGCGAGTGGCTGAAACAGCACCGATTTCACCGCAGCCTTCCGCGAACGGGGTATCTTTACAATGAACGAAGCGCGTCCGGCCGTCTCCGTATAGATGTCCGCAATAAGAGAGGTATCGTTATATTTCAGGGTATGCAGCACAATCCCCAGCGTTTTCTGTAACATTCGCGCTTCAAGTTTTGGTTTCAATCCGGTAACAAAACTACGAAAAAAGCCGGAAATAACGGGAATAAAACAAGGATAAATAAAAAAATGCAGGTAGGGAAGTAAAAAAATGAAAGATATTATTCTCCTGATATTCAGACCATAAACACAAAATCAGAGAATAAACGCTACAAATCCCTTTATTTTTTTCCAAAGATTATTTTGCCAATTCAAAAATAGTCCCTACATTTGCAACCGCAAACGAGAGATAATCTCTCTGCAAGAGCAGAAATGCTCAACAAAGGATGGCCCGTTCGTCTATCGGTTAGGACGCAAGATTTTCATTCTTGAAAGGGGGGTTCGATTCCCCCACGGGCTACAATTAAAAAAATAAACGAATTAAAAAAGATTAGTCGAGATGGCAAATCACAAATCATCACTGAAAAGAATCAGACAAGAAGAGACTAGAAGACTTCACAACAGATATTATGGCAAAACCATGAGAAATGCTGTTAGAAAGCTTCGTTCTACAACCGACAAGGCAGAAGCTACTGCAATGTATCCGGGCGTAACTAAGATATTGGACAAATTGGCCAAGACCAATGTAATCCATAAGAATAAAGCTAACAACTTGAAGTCAAAGTTGGCTCTCTACATTAATAAGCTAGGATAAGCTAATTAATATTACACAAAAGACATACAAGGAAAGTCGGACTTTTTAGTCCGACTTTTTCTGCATCTGCACCTATCGCCCCACCCCGTTCCGGAACCTTCCGCAAGAAGCTAAAAAGCTGTAAACGAATCAAATTTATCACTCAGTTTAGTTTCGTATCTCACGAATTTTCACTATATTTGCTCTGTTATTTGAATAAGGAAATTAGATTATGACTGAAGAACAGATTAACTCCAATAACGGGAGCTATTCAGCCGAGAACATCCAGGTTCTGGAAGGTTTGGAAGCTGTTAGAAAGCGTCCCGCGATGTATATTGGTGACATTAGTACGAAAGGACTTCACCACCTGGTTTATGAAGTTGTGGATAACTCTATCGACGAAGCGCTCGCCGGCTATTGCGACCACATTGAAGTAACCATCAACGAAGATAATTCCATCACTGTACAGGATAACGGACGTGGTATTCCGGTTGATTTTCACGAAAAAGAGCAGAAATCAGCCCTGGAAGTTGTCATGACCGTATTGCATGCCGGCGGTAAGTTCGATAAGGGATCTTACAAAGTATCCGGAGGTTTGCACGGTGTAGGTGTATCTTGTGTGAACGCCCTGTCCACACACATGACTACGCAGGTTTTCCGTAACGGAAAAATCTATCAGCAGGAATATGAATGCGGACATCCGCTGTATCCGGTAAAGGAAATCGGAACAAGCGATATTACAGGTACACGTCAGCAATTCTGGCCGGATAACACGATCTTCACGGAAACCGTTTATAACTACGAGATCCTTGCTACCCGTATGCGCGAGTTGGCCTACCTGAATGCAGGCATCAAGATCACTCTGACCGACCTTCGTGTAAAAGATGAAGAAAACAATACCAAGATGGAAGTTTTCTACTCGGAAGAAGGTTTGAAGGAATTCGTCCGCTACATCGACTCCTCCCGCGAACATCTGGTAAATGATGTAATCTACATCAACACAGAGAAACAAGGCACACCGGTGGAAGTGGCTATCATGTACAATACGTCTTATAACGAAAATATCCACTCTTACGTAAACAATATCAATACCATCGAAGGTGGTACGCACCTTGCTGGTTTCCGCCGCGCACTGACCCGTACGCTGAAGAAATATGCCGAAGACAACAAGATGCTGGAAAAAGCCAAAGTAGAAATCGCAGGCGATGACTTCCGTGAAGGTCTGACGGCTGTAATCTCTATCAAGGTACAGGAACCACAGTTTGAAGGACAAACCAAGACGAAGCTCGG encodes the following:
- the ftsA gene encoding cell division protein FtsA; amino-acid sequence: MATTEFIAAIELSSSKISGIAGKKNSDGSIQVLAYAREDASSFIHKGVIYNIDKTAQALTSIINKLESQLNNSIAKVYVGIGGQSLRTVKNAVSRVLEEEGIISQELVDAISDENLEVPLMDMSVLDVAPQEYKIDNNLQADPVGVAGKRITGNFLNIVARASLKKNLEHSFEQAKVEIADLLIAPIALANAVLTESEMRSGCALVDFGADTTTVSVYKNNILRFLSVLPLGGNNITRDITALQMEEAEAEQLKLKYGDMLYEEEETEAPAVCTLEDGRSIELNVLNDIIDARAEEILANVWNQLQLSGYEDRLLSGIIFTGGGANLKNMEDAFRKRSKVDKVKTTRFVHNTIHGFSDVLKKDGMQNTLLGLLAAGNENCCLQEVKPAPAASTVTPPKPVDMFGDDEALKEQEAAARAAKAQREKEEKERRERERKEKERKEKEEKKKKKKEGPSWFEKTFNKISNEIFSDDDLK
- the ftsZ gene encoding cell division protein FtsZ: MDDIVQFDFPTDSPKIIKVIGVGGGGGNAVNHMYREGIHDVTFVLCNTDNQALKESPVPVKLQLGRSITEGLGAGNRPERAREAAEESSEEIKSLLNDGTKMVFITAGMGGGTGTGAAPVIARIAKEMDILTVGIVTIPFIFEGEKKIIQALDGVERIAQHVDALLVINNERLREIYSDLTFMNAFGKADDTLSIAAKSIAEIITMRGTVNLDFADVKTILKDGGVAIMSTGFGEGESRVTKAIDDALHSPLLNNNDIFNAKKVMLNVSFCESSELMMEEMNEIHEFMSKFREGVEVIWGVAMDNTLEGKVKITVLATGFGMEDVPGMDSVLEKRSQEEEERQLQLEEEKEKNKERIRKAYGESASGIGSKNIRKRRHIYIFNPEDLDNADIISMVESSPTYLRDKSTLSTIKTKAATEGQLATEEAQGGEDMGGVITF
- a CDS encoding GatB/YqeY domain-containing protein yields the protein MDLFERVSEDIKTAMKAKDKVALETLRNIKKVFLEAKTAPGANDTLTDDAALKIMQKLMKQGKDAAEIYIQQGRQDLADDELAQVKVIEVYLPKQMSAEELEAALKEIIAETGATSGKDMGKVMGVASKKLAGLAEGRAISAKVKELLG
- a CDS encoding acyloxyacyl hydrolase translates to MKSNIKMWKLMVLAGAMLFLSDIAYAKSRTQDSVPGYKPDTGYFAKRFIHRLGVEYRPGYIFPTSSFLAGDNSQWKPFEWGYSAHLKYSFQFKPNTCADRIYGSAYQGIGVGYYDLGSKEELGNPIAVYVYQGARIARITQRLSLNYEWNFGVSFGWKPYDERYNPHNSVIGSKANAYINAGVQLNWMVSRQIDLIAGVTGTHFSNGNTKFPNAGLNTMGLKVGVVYNFNRPEDALAKPTYYAPVPKFPRHVSYDLTLFGSWRRKGVWVGSGQIASPDAYTVLGFNFAPMYNIGYKFRTGVSLDGVYDASSNVYTIPGNGNECYKPSLHKQLALGISGRAEYVMPYFTVGVGIGANVLHGGGDHKGIYQVLTLKVELTRSSYLHVGYNLKNFSDPNYLMLGIGFRFNNKYPTFHR
- the recO gene encoding DNA repair protein RecO, with product MLQKTLGIVLHTLKYNDTSLIADIYTETAGRASFIVKIPRSRKAAVKSVLFQPLALVELEADFRSNASMYKITEAKSYYPFSSIPYDPYKSSIALFLAEFLYRAVREEAENRPLFAYLRHSIIWLDECRDSFANFHLVFLMRLSRFLGLYPNLEDYENGDYFDLLNACFTPLRPQLHSFYILPAEASRLTMLMRMNYETMHLFAMNRAERTRCLTIMNEYYRLHLPDFPVLKSLEVLKELFDMD
- the rpsT gene encoding 30S ribosomal protein S20; this translates as MANHKSSLKRIRQEETRRLHNRYYGKTMRNAVRKLRSTTDKAEATAMYPGVTKILDKLAKTNVIHKNKANNLKSKLALYINKLG
- the gyrB gene encoding DNA topoisomerase (ATP-hydrolyzing) subunit B, whose amino-acid sequence is MTEEQINSNNGSYSAENIQVLEGLEAVRKRPAMYIGDISTKGLHHLVYEVVDNSIDEALAGYCDHIEVTINEDNSITVQDNGRGIPVDFHEKEQKSALEVVMTVLHAGGKFDKGSYKVSGGLHGVGVSCVNALSTHMTTQVFRNGKIYQQEYECGHPLYPVKEIGTSDITGTRQQFWPDNTIFTETVYNYEILATRMRELAYLNAGIKITLTDLRVKDEENNTKMEVFYSEEGLKEFVRYIDSSREHLVNDVIYINTEKQGTPVEVAIMYNTSYNENIHSYVNNINTIEGGTHLAGFRRALTRTLKKYAEDNKMLEKAKVEIAGDDFREGLTAVISIKVQEPQFEGQTKTKLGNSEVMGAVDQAVGEALNYYLEEHPKEAKMVVDKVILAAQARVAARKARESVQRKSPMSGGGMPGKLADCSSKDPEECELFLVEGDSAGGSAKQGRDRRFQAILPLRGKILNVEKAMWHKAFESDEVNNIIQALGIRFGVDGEDSKEANIDKLRYKKVIIMTDADVDGSHIDTLIMTLFFRYFPQVIRNGYLYIATPPLYLCKKGKVEEYCWTDQQRQKFIDTYGGGSENAVHTQRYKGLGEMNPEQLWSTTMNPENRMLKQISIENAAEVDYVFSMLMGEDVGPRREFIEKNATYANIDA